In Fundulus heteroclitus isolate FHET01 chromosome 16, MU-UCD_Fhet_4.1, whole genome shotgun sequence, a single genomic region encodes these proteins:
- the LOC118566335 gene encoding tubulin alpha chain-like, with translation MQLVLMLQVAQRGSTSFKVGINYEPLTLVPGGDLAKVQRAVCMLSNTTAIYKFDLMYAKRAFIHWYVGEGMEEGKFSKAREDMAALEKDYEEVGVYSI, from the coding sequence ATGCAACTGGTGCTGATGCTGCAAGTAGCACAACGGGGTTCCACCAGCTTCAAGGTGGGCATCAACTACGAGCCTCTCACGTTGGTTCCTGGAGGAGACCTGGCCAAGGTGCAGAGGGCCGTGTGCATGCTGAGCAACACCACGGCCATCTACAAGTTTGACCTGATGTACGCCAAGAGGGCCTTTATCCACTGGTACGTGGGCGAGGGCATGGAGGAGGGCAAGTTCTCCAAGGCCCGGGAGGACATGGCCGCTCTGGAGAAAGACTACGAGGAGGTGGGAGTCTACTCCATTTAG
- the ddx5 gene encoding probable ATP-dependent RNA helicase DDX5 isoform X1, whose amino-acid sequence MPGYSDRDRGRDRDRGYGGGPPRFGGSRGGGGGGGGKFGNPGERLRKKHWNLDELPKFEKNFYQQHPDVARRTLQEAEQYRRSKTITVKGRECPNPITQFHEASFPSYVMEVINKQNWTEPTPIQAQGWPLALSGMDMVGIAQTGSGKTLSYLLPAIVHINHQPFLERGDGPICLVLAPTRELAQQVQQVAAEYGRASRLKSTCIYGGAPKGPQLRDLERGVEICIATPGRLIDFLEAGKTNLRRCTYLVLDEADRMLDMGFEPQIRKIVDQIRPDRQTLMWSATWPKEVRQLAEDFLKEYVQINIGALQLSANHNILQIVDVCNDGEKENKLIRLLEEIMSEKENKTIIFVETKRRCDDLTRRMRRDGWPAMGIHGDKSQQERDWVLNEFKFGKAPILIATDVASRGLDVEDVKFVINYDYPNNSEDYIHRIGRTARSQKTGTAYTFFTPNNMRQATDLVSVLREANQAINPKLLQMAEERGGRSRGGRGGDYGRDRYSSGRRDYGGGRDRDNGRGYNNGPNKSYGTGSQNGGFGGSNGTSNGYGGGNYNSNGQSNFSNNQTGSFAAQNNFQAQQFAPNKPAVQNGAGHPQFSFPQAQAPPQHPAPQHPPPPLVPYPMPPQFSQ is encoded by the exons CTATGGCGGTGGACCTCCCAGGTTCGGTGGGAGccggggtggtggtggtggaggaggaggaaagttCGGCAATCCTGGTGAGCGGCTGAGGAAGAAACACTGGAACCTGGATGAGCTCCCAAAGTTTGAGAAAAACTTTTACCAGCAGCATCCTGACGTTGCCCGTAGAACACTG CAAGAAGCTGAGCAATACAGAAGGTCCAAAACTATTACAGTGAAGGGGAGGGAGTGTCCAAATCCCATAACCCAGTTCCATGAGGCGagctttcctt ctTATGTGATGGAGGTCATCAACAAACAGAACTGGACTGAACCAACACCAATCCAGGCTCAGGGTTGGCCTTTGGCTCTCAGTGGCATGGACATGGTTGGCATTGCTCAGACTGGCTCTGGCAAGACACTTTCC tatcTTCTGCCTGCAATTGTCCACATTAATCACCAGCCTTTCTTGGAACGTGGTGATGGTCCAATT TGTTTAGTGCTGGCCCCCACTCGTGAGCTGGCACAGCAGGTGCAGCAGGTGGCGGCTGAATACGGCAGAGCTTCTCGTCTGAAATCCACCTGCATCTATGGAGGGGCACCCAAAGGGCCTCAGCTCCGTGACTTGGAAAGAG GTGTAGAGATTTGCATCGCCACTCCAGGCAGGCTCATTGACTTCCTCGAGGCAGGAAAGACAAACCTTCGCAGATGTACTTACCTGGTGCTGGACGAGGCAGACAGAATGCTGGACATGGGATTTGAACCACAGATCAGGAAGATTGTTGACCAAATCAGG CCTGACAGGCAGACGCTCATGTGGAGTGCCACTTGGCCTAAAGAGGTTCGCCAGCTGGCAGAAGACTTCCTGAAGGAGTACGTTCAGATCAACATTGGTGCTCTACAGCTTAGtgctaaccataacatcctccAGATTGTGGATGTTTGCAACGATGGAGAAAAAGAGAACAA GCTAATCCGTCTACTTGAGGAAATCATGAGCGAGAAGGAAAACAAGACCATCATCTTTGTCGAGACCAAAAGGCGGTGTGATGACCTTACTCGAAGAATGAGAAGAGATGG GTGGCCTGCAATGGGGATCCATGGAGACAAAAGTCAGCAGGAGAGGGACTGGGTTCTTAATG AGTTCAAATTTGGCAAAGCCCCAATCCTCATCGCTACAGACGTTGCATCCAGAGGCTTAG ATGTGGAAGACGTGAAATTTGTCATCAACTATGACTACCCTAACAACTCTGAGGACTATATCCACCGCATCGGCAGGACGGCTCGTAGCCAAAAGACCGGAACGGCCTATACCTTCTTCACGCCCAACAACATGAGGCAGGCCACGGACCTCGTCTCCGTGCTCCGAGAGGCCAACCAGGCGATTAACCCAAAGCTCCTCCAGATGGCAGAAGAAAGAGGAG gTCGTTCAAGGGGCGGCAGAGGTGGTGATTATGGTCGGGATAGGTATTCGTCTGGCAGGCGAGATTACGGTGGTGGTAGGGATAGAGATAACGGTAGAGGTTATAACAATGGACCAAACAAGAGTTACGGCACAGGTTCTCAGAACGGAGGCTTTGGAGGCTCCAACGGCACCAGCAATGGCTACGGGGGAGGCAACTACAACAGTAACGGACAGTCAAACTTCAGCAACAACCAAACCGGGTCGTTTGCCGCCCAGAACAACTTCCAGGCACAACAGTTTGCACCCAACAAGCCTGCCGTCCAGAACGGCGCGGGCCATCCTCAGTTCTCCTTCCCTCAGGCACAGGCTCCTCCCCAGCACCCTGCCCCACAGCACCCCCCTCCACCACTGGTGCCGTACCCCATGCCTCCACAGTTCTCTCAGTAA
- the ddx5 gene encoding probable ATP-dependent RNA helicase DDX5 isoform X2, with translation MPGYSDRDRGRDRDRGYGGGPPRFGGSRGGGGGGGGKFGNPGERLRKKHWNLDELPKFEKNFYQQHPDVARRTLQEAEQYRRSKTITVKGRECPNPITQFHEASFPSYVMEVINKQNWTEPTPIQAQGWPLALSGMDMVGIAQTGSGKTLSYLLPAIVHINHQPFLERGDGPICLVLAPTRELAQQVQQVAAEYGRASRLKSTCIYGGAPKGPQLRDLERGVEICIATPGRLIDFLEAGKTNLRRCTYLVLDEADRMLDMGFEPQIRKIVDQIRPDRQTLMWSATWPKEVRQLAEDFLKEYVQINIGALQLSANHNILQIVDVCNDGEKENKLIRLLEEIMSEKENKTIIFVETKRRCDDLTRRMRRDGWPAMGIHGDKSQQERDWVLNEFKFGKAPILIATDVASRGLDVEDVKFVINYDYPNNSEDYIHRIGRTARSQKTGTAYTFFTPNNMRQATDLVSVLREANQAINPKLLQMAEERGGKNNWSFKGRQRW, from the exons CTATGGCGGTGGACCTCCCAGGTTCGGTGGGAGccggggtggtggtggtggaggaggaggaaagttCGGCAATCCTGGTGAGCGGCTGAGGAAGAAACACTGGAACCTGGATGAGCTCCCAAAGTTTGAGAAAAACTTTTACCAGCAGCATCCTGACGTTGCCCGTAGAACACTG CAAGAAGCTGAGCAATACAGAAGGTCCAAAACTATTACAGTGAAGGGGAGGGAGTGTCCAAATCCCATAACCCAGTTCCATGAGGCGagctttcctt ctTATGTGATGGAGGTCATCAACAAACAGAACTGGACTGAACCAACACCAATCCAGGCTCAGGGTTGGCCTTTGGCTCTCAGTGGCATGGACATGGTTGGCATTGCTCAGACTGGCTCTGGCAAGACACTTTCC tatcTTCTGCCTGCAATTGTCCACATTAATCACCAGCCTTTCTTGGAACGTGGTGATGGTCCAATT TGTTTAGTGCTGGCCCCCACTCGTGAGCTGGCACAGCAGGTGCAGCAGGTGGCGGCTGAATACGGCAGAGCTTCTCGTCTGAAATCCACCTGCATCTATGGAGGGGCACCCAAAGGGCCTCAGCTCCGTGACTTGGAAAGAG GTGTAGAGATTTGCATCGCCACTCCAGGCAGGCTCATTGACTTCCTCGAGGCAGGAAAGACAAACCTTCGCAGATGTACTTACCTGGTGCTGGACGAGGCAGACAGAATGCTGGACATGGGATTTGAACCACAGATCAGGAAGATTGTTGACCAAATCAGG CCTGACAGGCAGACGCTCATGTGGAGTGCCACTTGGCCTAAAGAGGTTCGCCAGCTGGCAGAAGACTTCCTGAAGGAGTACGTTCAGATCAACATTGGTGCTCTACAGCTTAGtgctaaccataacatcctccAGATTGTGGATGTTTGCAACGATGGAGAAAAAGAGAACAA GCTAATCCGTCTACTTGAGGAAATCATGAGCGAGAAGGAAAACAAGACCATCATCTTTGTCGAGACCAAAAGGCGGTGTGATGACCTTACTCGAAGAATGAGAAGAGATGG GTGGCCTGCAATGGGGATCCATGGAGACAAAAGTCAGCAGGAGAGGGACTGGGTTCTTAATG AGTTCAAATTTGGCAAAGCCCCAATCCTCATCGCTACAGACGTTGCATCCAGAGGCTTAG ATGTGGAAGACGTGAAATTTGTCATCAACTATGACTACCCTAACAACTCTGAGGACTATATCCACCGCATCGGCAGGACGGCTCGTAGCCAAAAGACCGGAACGGCCTATACCTTCTTCACGCCCAACAACATGAGGCAGGCCACGGACCTCGTCTCCGTGCTCCGAGAGGCCAACCAGGCGATTAACCCAAAGCTCCTCCAGATGGCAGAAGAAAGAGGAGGTAAAAATAATTG gTCGTTCAAGGGGCGGCAGAGGTGGTGA